The sequence TTTCAACCACATGGCCGCCCAGGTGGACTCGCGACGCCAGAGCCTGGAGATCAGGGTTGCCGAACGCACCCGCGAGCTGGCCGCCGAGAAGTCGGCGATCCAGCAATACCTCGACGTCGCCGGCGCGATCATCCTGGTGCTCGATTCGACCGGCCGGGTGCAGCGGATCAACCGCATCGGCTGCGAGATCCTCGGCCGCAGCGAGGCCGAACTGCTCGGCAGCGACTGGTTCACCCTGTGCCTGCCGCCGCGCCTGCATGCCGACGTTCACGCCGCCTTCGACGCCCTGATCACCGGCGCCCGCGACACCGTCAGCCGCTACGAGAACCCGATCCTTACCGCCAGCGGCGAGGAGCGCATCATCGCCTGGGCCAACACCGTACTGTGCGACCCGGATGGCCACACCACCGCCATCCTGGCGTCGGGGCTGGATGTCACCGAAGCCCGGGCGGCAGCCGCAGCGCAGCGCAGCGCCCACGCGCTACTGCACACCGTCATCGACACCTCGCCCGACTGGATCTACGCTAAGGACCGCCAGCAACGCTACATCCTGGTCAACCAGGCCATGGCGGCAGCCATCGGCAAATCACCGCAGGCCATGATCGGACAGCCCGCCGCCGAACACTTCATCGCCTCGGCCGGCGACGGCGCCAACGACGGCGACGAGCTCGTCTTTGCCGGCCACAGCCAGCACCTGCCGCTCGAGCATGTCCGCGACGCCACCGGCCAGGAGCGAATCTTCGACACCTACAAGCGCCCGCTCAAGGCCCCCGACGGCCGCATCACCGGCCTGCTCGCCTACAGCCGTGACACCACCGCCCAGCGCCAGCTCGAAGCGCAGCTGCGCCTGTGGGCCAAGGTCTTCGAATGCTCCAGCGAGGGCGTGATGATCACCGATGCCGAGCACCGCATCCTCACCGTCAACCGCGCCTTCACCGAGATTACCGGCTACACCGAGAGCGACGCCCTCGGCCAGACGCCCCGCCTGCTCAGCTCGGGGCGGCACGCCAGCGCCTTCTACGACGCCCTGCACGCAGCGGTGACCCGCGAGGACCGCTGGCAGGGCGAGATCTGGAACCGGCGCAAGAACGGCGAAATCTACCCGCAGTGGCTGACCATCAACGCCGTGCTCGACCCCGACGGCACGCTCACCCACCTCGTCGGCGTGTTCTCCGACATCAGCGACATCAAGCATTCCGAGGCGCGGCTCGAACACCTCGCCCACCACGACCCGCTCACCGGCCTGCCCAACCGCCTGCTGCTGCTCGACCGGCTCACCCACAGCATCGAGCGCGCCCGCCGCCACCCGCACAGCCTCGCCGTGTGCTTCATCGACCTGGACAACTTCAAGCATGTCAATGACAGCCTCGGCCACCATGTCGGCGACGAACTGCTCAAGGCCATCGCCACCGAACTGCATCGCCACATCCGCAGCGAAGATACGCTGTCGCGTATCGGCGGCGACGAGTTCGTGCTGCTGGTCGACACCGTCACCAGCCACGCCAGCGTCGAGCAGATCGTGCTCAAGCTGCTTGCCGTGCTGCGCGAGCCCCGCCTCGTCGAAGGCCACCAGCTCTACCTCAGCGGCAGCATCGGCGTCAGCCTGTTTCCGCAGGACGGCGACAACGCAGGCGCACTGATCCAGCACGCCGACTCGGCCATGTACGACGCCAAGCAACTGGGCAAGAACCGCTATCGCTACTACACCCAGTCGCTCACCGAGGGCGCGGTCAAGCGCCTGCAAATCGAGTCGGCACTGCGCGAAGCCGCCCAGCACCGGCAGCTGACGCTGGTCTACCAGCCACAGGTGGCACTGGCCAGCGGCGCGCTGGTCGGCGTCGAAGCCTTGCTGCGCTGGCAGCACCCGCAACTGGGCCCCATCACACCGGATGTCTTCATCCCCATCGCCGAAGAAGCCGGCCTGATCAACGAGATCGGCGCCTGGGTGCTCGACGCCGCCTGCCAGCAACTGGCGGCCTGGGACGCCACCGGCTGGTCACCCCAGCGCATGGCAGTCAATGTCTCGGCCCATCAGCTGCGCCAGGCCGACCTGGCCGAGCAGGTCCGCAACGCCCTTGACCACGCCCGCCTGCCGGCCAGCCGGCTTGAACTGGAGATCACCGAATCGGCCATTGCCGACCAGCGCGGCGTCGAGGCCATCCATCAGCTGGCCCGCCTCGGCGTCGCCATCTCGATCGACGACTTCGGCACCGGCTATTCGTCGCTGAGCTACCTGAAAAAACTGCCGATCCAGACATTGAAGATCGACAAAAGCTTCGTCGCCGACCTGAGCACCGACCCCAATGACGAAGCCATCGTCCGCTCGGTCATCGCCCTGGCCAACGACCTCGGGCTGGCAACCATCGCCGAAGGCGTCGAGACCGACGCCCATCGAAACTTCCTCATCGCGCACGGCTGCCAGCATGGCCAGGGCTATCTGTTCGACCGCCCCCTGAGCGCCGACGCCCTGGCACAACGCTACCGGCAGCTGCCGCCCTGAGCGACGGCTCAGCGCGCCCCGCCGTAGGCCTCGGCCACCGCATCGTAGGCTGCCAGCGCCACCGGCTCGGCCCGTGCCGCCTCCGCCCACTCGACCATCGCCGGATGCGCCAGCATGGCATCGCGATACGCCGCCGCCACCGGCGGCAGCGCCACGTTGTAGGTCACGAAGCGCATCACCACCGGGGCGTACATCGCATCGGCGATCGAGAACCCGCCAAACAGGTACGGCCCGGCATCACCGGCGAACGCCTGCCGCGCCTGCGTCCAGATGTCCACCACACGGTCAATGTCTGCCTGCACCTCCGGGCTGGGCGTCTTGCCCTTCAGACGCAGCTTGATGTTCATCGGCATGGCCGTGCGCAGCGCGCCAAAGCCCGAGTGCATCTCGGCGCTGACGCTGCGTGCCCGTGCCCGTGCCAGCGCATCGGCCGGCCACAAGCCCGGATGGCGCTCGGCCAGGAATTCGGCAATGGCCAGCGTATCCCACACCTGGAAGCCATCCACATGCAGGCAGGGCACCAGGCCATTGGCCGAATAGGCCCGGTGGCCACCGTGCGCGCCCTTGCCGCTGACCTGCACCTGATGCGCCTCGAACGGGATGTCGAAATGCTTCATCAGCACCCACGGCCGCAGCGACCAGGACGAATAGTTCTTGTTGCCAAAATACAGTGCGTACATCGATCTCTCCTTGAAAACAAACCTGTCAGCAGTGCAGCGCGTCTTCGGCCGCCACCGGCGCAGCCAGCGCTTCGACCAGCGACAGCCCGTCGGGCCAGTTGCCCAGGCCCGAGTCGGCATTGACATGGCCCGCGGCGCCGACCGACACGAAGCGGCTGCCCCAGGCCGCCGCAAACGCGCGGGCCCGGGCCATGGACACATACGGATCGTCATCGCTGGCCACGACGATGGACGGAAACGGCAAGGCCTGCAACGGCATCGGCGCAAAGCCGCGCACCACCGGTGGCGTGTGTGCCGCCGAATCCACATCGGCCGGTGCCACCAGCAACGCACCGCGGACGCGCCCCGTCGCCTGCCGCGCCCAGTGCGCCACCAGGGCACAACCCAGGCTGTGCGCAATCAGGATCACGTCATCGTGACAATGCCGCACCGCCGCGTCGAGCGTCTGGAGCCAGTCGCGTCGCACAGGCGCATCCCAGTCCGCCTGCACCACCCGCCGCACCTGCGGCAGCGCGCGCGACCAATGGCTCTGCCAGTGCGTCGGCCCCGAACCCCCCAACCCCGGAATCGTCAGCCACGTTGTCATATCGCCCTCCGCTACAATGTGATCACTGTTTCAACCAACACCTGTCGAAGCACTCTATCGCACCGCTTGGCGGTCGTATATCGATAAGGATTCGACATTTATGTGAAGGATTTTCACATGCAGCGCATTCCGCCCCTGCCCGCCCTGCGCGCCTTCGAAGCGGTCGCCCGGCTCGGCAGCGTGGTCAAGGCCGCCAGCGAGCTCAATCTCACCCACAGCGCCATCAGCCATCAGCTGCGCGCGCTCGAAGACATGCTCGGCCTGCGCCTGTTCGACCGCCAGGGCAAGCGCCTGTCGGTCAACGAGAGCGGCCGGGTCTATGCCATGCAGGTGCGCCACGCACTGTCAGACCTGTCGCGCGCCACCGGCACGGTGGTGGCACGCCCGCGCGAGGATGAACTGGTGATCGGCACCATCCCCAGCTTCGGCGCGCACTGGCTGGTGCCGCGCCTGCCGCATTTCACCTCCGCCTACCCGGAACTCAAGATTTCCCTGCGCGCCGGCCTGCAGGTGGCCGACCTCGAAGCCGAAGGCATCGACGTTGCCATCCGCATGGGCCATGGCGGCTGGGACAGGGTGCAGCAACGCGAGCTGTTTGCCGACCGGCTGGTGGCCGTCGCCGCGCCGCACTTCAACGGCGGCCGCCTGCCCCGCACGCCGGCCGAGGTGGTGGCCGCACCGCTACTGCTGTCGATCGAGAACTGGCGCCCCTGGCAAGAGGCCGCCGGCCTGCCGGCCAACGCGCTGCACGGCATCCACTTCAACGACTCGAACCTGGTGCTCGAAGCCGCCCGCCGGGGCCAGGGCGTGGCGCTGTCGCGGCTGTCGCTGGTGCACGGCGCCCTCCTCGACGGCCAGCTCGTGCAGCTCACCAGAATCAGCGTGCCCTACCCCAACGCCTACTGGCTGGTGTGGCCCGCCCGCAGCGCCGGCCGGGCCCGGGTCGAGCACTTTGGCCAGTGGCTCGATGCCGAGATTGCGGCCTATCTGGCCAATGTGTCGGGTTTCGACGCCGAGGACACCCCGTTCGAATGAGCACGCTCGCCACCCGCAAGCCCCGTCACTCGGGTGCGCGAACTGGCACATCGTCCCGATGCGCGCCCAGCCTGGCCGACAGCTTGCGGGTGATCTTCGCCATGCTCGCCTCGGCGCGATCGAAGCCATACACAAATAGGGGGAAATCCAGCGGCGCCTGCGCCGCCCAGATGGCCTCATGCTGATCAGGCGGCAAGATGCGCAGCGGATTACCCACCGCCACCCAGCCAATCGGCACCGTCTCGCCCGGCGGCAGCGTGGTGCGCAAATGCACCACGGCATTGATGCGCACCTCGCAGCCCTGCCCCAGTTGCGCGCCATGGAACACCGAGGCGCCGGTGGCGATGAACACATCATCCGCCACCGTGCAGCCCACCACATGCGCGCCCGGCCCGACGAGACAATGAGCGCCGATCGTCAGCGCATGGTCGTCCGTGCTGCGCAGCACCGCGTTCTCGAGCACGATCACGCACTCGCCGAGGTCGATGCGGCTACCCTCGGCGATGATCTGCGCGCCATGCATCACGCGGCAGCCGGCGCCGATGTGCACATTGCCGCAGACCGTGGCGGTCGGCGCCACCCAGGCCTCGGGGTCGATGGTCGGCGTGTGGCCGAGATGGGTGAGCAGCATGGGAACACTCCTTGTCGAGATGCTGTGATCGTGCGCTGAAACGCCTCAACCCGGCAAGACGGATCGAATCGCCGCCCACACCCGTTCCATATCCGCCTGCGTGGTCGCCCAATGGCTGATCGCGCCGCGGATCGCGCCCTGGCCGAACAGCACCGTCGGCGTCATGAACACCTCGCCGGTGGCGTTGATACGCGCGAGCAGCGCGCCCGCATCGCCCTGCGTCGGGGCAAAGCAGAAGCCATTGAGCATCACCGGCGCGAGCAGGCGCAGACGCGGCTCGGCGGCAATGCGCTCGCCCAGCCAGCGTGCCTGATCGCAGTTGCGCTCTACGATCCCGGCATAGCCCGCCTGCCCATAGGCGCGCAGCGCAAACCATGCCGGCAGCGCACGCAGGCGGCGCGAGTTTTCCGGGGTGAGTTGCAGGAAGTTGCCGGGCTCCACCTCGCCGCGCAGGTAGGCCGCCTGGTTGCGAAACACCTCGGCCTGCAGCGGCAGATGCCGCGTCAGCGCCACCGCCGAGTCATATGGCACGTTGAGCCATTTGTGGCAGTCGACGGTGATCGAGTCCGCCGCCTCCCAGCCGGCCAGGCGTGGCCGGTAGCGCGCGCTGGCCGCGGCGATGCCGGCGAAGGCGGCGTCCACATGCAGCCAGAAGTCGAAACGCGCTTTCAGCGCCGCGATAGCGGCAAGGTCATCGAAATCGCAGGTATTCACCGTCCCGGCGTTGGCCACCACCATGCACGGCCCCGGCGCGGCGGCCAGCGCCTCGGCCAGTGCGTCCACATCGACCGCTTCCCGATTCGGCAGGCTCGCCACACGCTGCAGGCTCTGCCGCCCCAGCCCGAGCATGGCCAGGCTTTTCACGGTGCTAGAATGCGCGCCGGCGCTGAGCACCCGCACAGGCCCCAGCGCGGCCAGCCCGGCCTCGGCCACATCCACGCCGGCCTGCCGGCCAAGCCACTGCCGCCCCGTCGCCAGGCCGACAAAATTCGCCATGGTCGCGCCCGACACGAAGGCGCCATTGAAGGCTTCCGGCAGGCCGAGCATGTCGCGGAACAGGGCAATGGTTTCCAGTTCCAGCGCGCCGGCACTGGAATCGGCCGAGCCGGTGGCGTTCTGGTCGATGACGCTGGCCAGCCAGTCGCCCACCAGCGCGGCGGGCGTGACACCGCCGGTGACAAAGCCGAAGTAGCGCGGCCCGGCGCTGGCGGCGAGGCCGGACGAGAACCGGCTCAGGAATTCGTCGAGCGCCGCACGGGCGCCACCGTCATGATCGATGGGCGCGGCCGGCGGCGCGCCACCGGCCACAGGCCGGGCGGGCAAGTTGGCCAGCCACTGGCTCGTCTGTGCACACACTTCGCGCAGCAGCGCGTCGGTCTGGGCGTGGTCGTCGGATAAAATATCGGATCGCTTCGGCATGAGGGCGCTCGCAGCCGCAACGGCGGCAATCGTAAAACGCTTACCCTGCGCGCCACGCACCCATTGTCAAAGAGACAATCCGCCAGCGCATGACCGGGCCAGCCCTGCCCGCTCAGTCAGCCGTTGTCAGCACCCGGCGCCCGAGCGGCCGGCCACTGACGTCAAAGGCCTCGCGAAAGCTGAAGGCCGCTGGCGACGGCCCCTTGGCGTTCAGCTCGTCCAGCCGCGCCATCGCCTCGGCAATGTCGGGCCGATGCCCGGCCGGCACCCACCACAGCACCATGTGCATGTCGGCCGCCTTGGCAAACCACTCGCGCCGACGCGTCATGACCGATTTGTGGGCCGAGCGGTACACATAGTCGAACAGCGCCTCGCTGCTCTCCCACACCGACAGGTTGACGATCAGTGCGTCATCGCCCGGTGCCGAGGTGCTGCCCTCGCGGGCATCACCCTCGAAGCGCCAGACGAAACCGGGGCTGCGCTCGGCCAGCGCGTTGATCTCGTCGAGCCGGGCGACAAAGCCGGCCAGTTGCGGCGAATCGATGGGCGCGAGCAGGCGGGCGACGTTCAGTTGTGCCAGTTGCATGGCCGGAGCAGTCATCGGGCAGTCCTTGTGAGCCGGAACAGGCACATCATCGCGCGGGCCGCCGGGCAGGACAAACGCG comes from Denitromonas sp. and encodes:
- a CDS encoding EAL domain-containing protein, whose protein sequence is MRLFRRAPSSLSARISLVFGGCILAIIGMLVAVWYHGFAPAGLAGAGELRLREVIATQAIQADARINQLASDLRERRGDLLMLASSPELGDAIGSAGTSTDQLMARTFERLERAYPDRYLDVILLDATTGRLHRSPAIEHSPPARRPPWLDRLLAPGVTETILLDHGTADDAHLLILARQILGPGGEVRGALVLRLPPHRLLDPLARADETLLGPSGRIELTDSSGAILARQGTAAALDAPPPSIRRHGIEGSFVEARADGGHDIATYRYLPVGTDTGWSLAIRRDQDEAFGYIVERRNRVLLLSLALATVFLLLVRLFARQLTGRLRALTSTAERIAAGEAWVRMPTTMTTGNEELARLARSFNHMAAQVDSRRQSLEIRVAERTRELAAEKSAIQQYLDVAGAIILVLDSTGRVQRINRIGCEILGRSEAELLGSDWFTLCLPPRLHADVHAAFDALITGARDTVSRYENPILTASGEERIIAWANTVLCDPDGHTTAILASGLDVTEARAAAAAQRSAHALLHTVIDTSPDWIYAKDRQQRYILVNQAMAAAIGKSPQAMIGQPAAEHFIASAGDGANDGDELVFAGHSQHLPLEHVRDATGQERIFDTYKRPLKAPDGRITGLLAYSRDTTAQRQLEAQLRLWAKVFECSSEGVMITDAEHRILTVNRAFTEITGYTESDALGQTPRLLSSGRHASAFYDALHAAVTREDRWQGEIWNRRKNGEIYPQWLTINAVLDPDGTLTHLVGVFSDISDIKHSEARLEHLAHHDPLTGLPNRLLLLDRLTHSIERARRHPHSLAVCFIDLDNFKHVNDSLGHHVGDELLKAIATELHRHIRSEDTLSRIGGDEFVLLVDTVTSHASVEQIVLKLLAVLREPRLVEGHQLYLSGSIGVSLFPQDGDNAGALIQHADSAMYDAKQLGKNRYRYYTQSLTEGAVKRLQIESALREAAQHRQLTLVYQPQVALASGALVGVEALLRWQHPQLGPITPDVFIPIAEEAGLINEIGAWVLDAACQQLAAWDATGWSPQRMAVNVSAHQLRQADLAEQVRNALDHARLPASRLELEITESAIADQRGVEAIHQLARLGVAISIDDFGTGYSSLSYLKKLPIQTLKIDKSFVADLSTDPNDEAIVRSVIALANDLGLATIAEGVETDAHRNFLIAHGCQHGQGYLFDRPLSADALAQRYRQLPP
- a CDS encoding glutathione S-transferase; amino-acid sequence: MYALYFGNKNYSSWSLRPWVLMKHFDIPFEAHQVQVSGKGAHGGHRAYSANGLVPCLHVDGFQVWDTLAIAEFLAERHPGLWPADALARARARSVSAEMHSGFGALRTAMPMNIKLRLKGKTPSPEVQADIDRVVDIWTQARQAFAGDAGPYLFGGFSIADAMYAPVVMRFVTYNVALPPVAAAYRDAMLAHPAMVEWAEAARAEPVALAAYDAVAEAYGGAR
- a CDS encoding RBBP9/YdeN family alpha/beta hydrolase, which encodes MTTWLTIPGLGGSGPTHWQSHWSRALPQVRRVVQADWDAPVRRDWLQTLDAAVRHCHDDVILIAHSLGCALVAHWARQATGRVRGALLVAPADVDSAAHTPPVVRGFAPMPLQALPFPSIVVASDDDPYVSMARARAFAAAWGSRFVSVGAAGHVNADSGLGNWPDGLSLVEALAAPVAAEDALHC
- the gcvA gene encoding transcriptional regulator GcvA; this translates as MQRIPPLPALRAFEAVARLGSVVKAASELNLTHSAISHQLRALEDMLGLRLFDRQGKRLSVNESGRVYAMQVRHALSDLSRATGTVVARPREDELVIGTIPSFGAHWLVPRLPHFTSAYPELKISLRAGLQVADLEAEGIDVAIRMGHGGWDRVQQRELFADRLVAVAAPHFNGGRLPRTPAEVVAAPLLLSIENWRPWQEAAGLPANALHGIHFNDSNLVLEAARRGQGVALSRLSLVHGALLDGQLVQLTRISVPYPNAYWLVWPARSAGRARVEHFGQWLDAEIAAYLANVSGFDAEDTPFE
- a CDS encoding gamma carbonic anhydrase family protein; protein product: MLLTHLGHTPTIDPEAWVAPTATVCGNVHIGAGCRVMHGAQIIAEGSRIDLGECVIVLENAVLRSTDDHALTIGAHCLVGPGAHVVGCTVADDVFIATGASVFHGAQLGQGCEVRINAVVHLRTTLPPGETVPIGWVAVGNPLRILPPDQHEAIWAAQAPLDFPLFVYGFDRAEASMAKITRKLSARLGAHRDDVPVRAPE
- a CDS encoding pyridoxal phosphate-dependent decarboxylase family protein, with amino-acid sequence MPKRSDILSDDHAQTDALLREVCAQTSQWLANLPARPVAGGAPPAAPIDHDGGARAALDEFLSRFSSGLAASAGPRYFGFVTGGVTPAALVGDWLASVIDQNATGSADSSAGALELETIALFRDMLGLPEAFNGAFVSGATMANFVGLATGRQWLGRQAGVDVAEAGLAALGPVRVLSAGAHSSTVKSLAMLGLGRQSLQRVASLPNREAVDVDALAEALAAAPGPCMVVANAGTVNTCDFDDLAAIAALKARFDFWLHVDAAFAGIAAASARYRPRLAGWEAADSITVDCHKWLNVPYDSAVALTRHLPLQAEVFRNQAAYLRGEVEPGNFLQLTPENSRRLRALPAWFALRAYGQAGYAGIVERNCDQARWLGERIAAEPRLRLLAPVMLNGFCFAPTQGDAGALLARINATGEVFMTPTVLFGQGAIRGAISHWATTQADMERVWAAIRSVLPG
- a CDS encoding DUF3291 domain-containing protein, translated to MTAPAMQLAQLNVARLLAPIDSPQLAGFVARLDEINALAERSPGFVWRFEGDAREGSTSAPGDDALIVNLSVWESSEALFDYVYRSAHKSVMTRRREWFAKAADMHMVLWWVPAGHRPDIAEAMARLDELNAKGPSPAAFSFREAFDVSGRPLGRRVLTTAD